A portion of the Bdellovibrio bacteriovorus genome contains these proteins:
- a CDS encoding DUF1552 domain-containing protein — MKYNPITRRYFLKGLGSAVVYLPILSSLSPREAFAQTRAHSRFIVIGQDNGFHTPNWLPPTSNKSRMTLNGTFREMRLTDVTGPQTGAISNILGPEFSSLRSKMMLLENLDTVCPWTRGHQMATILCGNFGRVWSDAKYFGPSIDRVMARSSKIYPTASKIDGLHLRVEQLQSEPEIDLSWDYRNGQMVFPTVYDQPQAAFDAIFGTQTTGNAQAAQKEILLVDQVNEQFKLLRNNSRTSSADKKVLDEHMAMIFDLQKRLTASAPTCTPGTRPSRTYRNYAPEDRSALIDLHTQILVAAVKCGLTRIATLSICRGVDDLNYNSLVGINLPHGWHEQSHIDYTTAEVLKIYQFYSKKVAALLTALDVPESGTDGTYLDNSIVLYGNGQSEGDHRYSNRPTLIAGGGAGAINMNKYIDYGGFNNVAAPYGPNYTGRNYNQLLIAMMQAMGLSEEDYYTSDMVARGIQAGFGDDRAPNNYKSDRRNPLPGILKAA; from the coding sequence AACCCGGGCTCACAGCCGCTTTATCGTGATTGGACAAGATAACGGTTTTCATACGCCAAATTGGTTACCACCCACATCTAACAAATCACGCATGACTTTAAACGGAACCTTCCGCGAAATGCGCCTTACAGATGTGACCGGTCCCCAAACTGGAGCTATTTCAAATATCTTAGGTCCTGAGTTTTCATCTTTAAGATCAAAAATGATGCTGCTTGAAAACTTAGACACTGTTTGCCCCTGGACGCGGGGTCATCAAATGGCCACAATTTTATGTGGAAACTTCGGCCGTGTGTGGTCTGACGCCAAATATTTTGGACCGAGCATTGATCGCGTGATGGCCAGATCCTCAAAAATTTACCCGACCGCTTCAAAAATTGATGGCCTGCACTTGCGTGTCGAGCAATTACAATCAGAACCTGAAATTGATTTATCCTGGGATTACCGCAACGGCCAGATGGTCTTCCCCACCGTCTATGATCAACCGCAAGCCGCCTTTGACGCGATCTTTGGCACCCAAACCACGGGCAATGCTCAAGCCGCGCAAAAAGAAATTTTGCTGGTCGACCAAGTCAACGAACAGTTTAAGCTTTTACGCAACAATTCCCGCACCTCCAGTGCGGATAAAAAAGTACTCGATGAGCACATGGCGATGATTTTTGATCTACAAAAACGCTTAACGGCCTCCGCCCCGACTTGCACTCCGGGAACTCGTCCTTCACGCACTTATCGTAATTATGCTCCGGAAGATCGCTCGGCCCTGATTGATCTGCATACGCAAATTTTAGTCGCCGCGGTGAAATGCGGTCTGACTCGTATTGCGACTTTATCTATCTGTCGCGGAGTGGATGATCTCAATTACAACTCTTTAGTGGGTATTAATTTGCCTCACGGCTGGCATGAACAAAGTCATATCGACTATACCACGGCTGAAGTTTTAAAAATCTATCAGTTCTATTCAAAAAAAGTGGCGGCCTTACTCACCGCACTCGACGTTCCAGAATCGGGCACGGACGGCACTTACCTTGATAATTCGATCGTCCTCTACGGCAATGGACAGTCTGAAGGCGACCATCGCTATTCCAACCGTCCGACCTTGATTGCGGGTGGCGGCGCTGGCGCCATCAATATGAACAAATACATCGACTATGGGGGATTTAATAATGTCGCGGCTCCCTATGGACCGAACTATACGGGCCGCAATTACAATCAATTGCTGATTGCCATGATGCAGGCCATGGGCTTGTCAGAGGAAGATTATTATACATCCGACATGGTGGCTCGTGGTATTCAAGCGGGCTTTGGGGATGACCGTGCACCAAATAATTATAAATCAGATCGTCGCAATCCATTGCCCGGGATCTTAAAAGCGGCGTAA
- a CDS encoding DUF2934 domain-containing protein, with translation MPTRRTSTEKPSRTKVKSPVLPEPTPSPSQDERKASFSEISPEQREQMIRETAYYLAEKDGFPGKDDQYWQQAEEQIDKMLKA, from the coding sequence ATGCCCACAAGAAGAACTTCCACCGAAAAACCAAGCCGCACCAAAGTCAAATCGCCCGTACTTCCGGAGCCAACACCCTCACCATCGCAAGATGAACGCAAAGCTTCGTTTTCAGAGATCAGCCCGGAACAACGGGAGCAGATGATTCGCGAAACCGCTTATTACTTGGCCGAAAAAGATGGCTTCCCCGGTAAAGACGATCAGTACTGGCAACAAGCCGAAGAACAAATTGATAAAATGTTAAAGGCTTAA